From the Pseudomonas sp. SORT22 genome, one window contains:
- a CDS encoding fimbria/pilus periplasmic chaperone → MTMNDSTFAPLPLLALLAVAIAQPASAAVSLDRTRVIFTGSEKSISLNITNQNEQLPYLAQTWVENEQEQKITSPMVVLPPIQRLEPGASSQVKIQGLPELNKLPQDRESLFYFNLREIPPRSDKPNTLQIALQTRVKLFYRPVSIAPKSGINQAPWQEQLTLTRQDGRYQVNNPTPYYVTVIDASSSPKSSTVADFKPLMLAPQGHADLGVASKALGDKPVLTYVNDYGGRPQLQFDCAASTCTATAVAEKR, encoded by the coding sequence ATGACCATGAACGATTCAACCTTCGCCCCCCTGCCCCTGCTGGCCCTGCTTGCCGTTGCCATCGCGCAACCGGCCAGCGCTGCCGTCTCCCTGGACCGCACCCGGGTGATTTTCACCGGCTCGGAAAAGTCCATCAGCCTCAACATCACCAACCAGAACGAGCAACTGCCGTACCTGGCGCAAACCTGGGTAGAGAACGAGCAGGAACAGAAAATCACCAGCCCGATGGTGGTGCTGCCGCCGATCCAGCGCCTGGAGCCGGGTGCCAGCAGCCAGGTGAAGATCCAGGGCCTGCCCGAGCTGAACAAACTGCCCCAGGACCGCGAATCGCTGTTCTATTTCAACCTGCGTGAAATCCCCCCGCGCAGCGACAAACCCAACACCCTGCAGATCGCCCTGCAAACCCGGGTCAAGTTGTTCTATCGGCCGGTGTCGATTGCCCCGAAAAGCGGCATCAACCAGGCGCCCTGGCAAGAGCAGCTGACCCTGACGCGCCAGGACGGCCGTTACCAGGTCAACAACCCGACGCCCTACTACGTGACCGTGATCGATGCCAGCAGCAGCCCGAAAAGCAGCACCGTGGCCGACTTCAAGCCGCTGATGCTGGCGCCGCAGGGCCACGCTGACCTGGGCGTTGCCAGCAAAGCGCTTGGCGACAAGCCGGTGCTGACCTACGTCAACGACTACGGTGGCCGCCCGCAGTTGCAGTTCGATTGCGCGGCCAGCACCTGCACCGCCACCGCCGTTGCCGAGAAACGGTAA
- a CDS encoding outer membrane usher protein: MDHRRVLATATLCCVASWAGAAEDFQFNTDVLDVKDRQNLDLRVFSSANFIMPGQYNLLVHVNRDSLSETDVAFVAPEDDPKGSVACLSPALVEVLGLKPQVRDRLLWWHDGECLDVTSIPGMQVRGDLSAAGLYISIPQESLEYIAPNWDPPSRWDDGIAGVLFDYNLNAQTTDRKREKGRSDYLSGNGTAGINLGAWRLRGDWQADLQRATGEPTQRSFEWSRFYALRAIPAWQSSLIIGEDYLDSNLFGSFRYSGANLSSDDNMLPPNLRGYAPEVTGVAKTNARVIIRQQDRVLYDTQVAPGPFRIQDLNDAVSGQLDVRVEEQDGSVQTFSMDTANIPYLTRPGSVRYKLAAGKPSDWNHQLDGPAFSTGEFSWGVSNGWSLYGGGLGAKDYGALAAGVGRDLLVFGAMSFDVTQSRASLPEGDTLTGKSYRLSYSKRFEDYDSQVTFAGYRFSEKNYMSMNEFIEAQRGDRRLNQSKELYTATLSKQFRDANLNAYVNYNHQTYWDSQASDRYSLSLSRYFNLGRLKNLSLSLTAYRNTANGATDDGAYLSVNIPWDSTGSISYSTSVNRGDTSQTLSYYDQIDERNRYMLSVGKSDSGESTSGFLTHEGDLAQVVASASHQTGEYTSAGLSLQGGATITGKGAALHRTSQMGGTRLLVDTQGVAGVPVRGSGALTRTNYFGKAVIADVNSYYRNQASIDLDRLPEDVEAVQSVTQATLTEGAIGYRSFDVIAGHKAMVIIRLANRDAPPFAATVQNSRGQETGIVGEGGQVYLSGMQSGERMSLHWDGKARCDFTVPDPLSTDGQQLELLCQPLATDSDAA, encoded by the coding sequence GTGGATCATCGCAGGGTACTGGCTACCGCTACGTTGTGCTGTGTCGCCTCGTGGGCGGGTGCGGCCGAAGACTTCCAGTTCAATACCGACGTACTTGATGTCAAGGATCGCCAGAACCTCGACCTGCGGGTGTTTTCCAGCGCCAACTTCATCATGCCCGGCCAGTACAACTTGCTGGTTCACGTCAACCGTGATTCGTTGTCCGAAACCGACGTAGCGTTTGTTGCCCCTGAAGATGACCCCAAGGGCAGTGTCGCCTGCCTGTCGCCAGCGCTGGTGGAAGTGCTCGGCCTCAAGCCGCAAGTGCGCGACCGCCTGCTCTGGTGGCATGACGGCGAATGCCTGGACGTTACCAGCATCCCTGGTATGCAGGTGCGCGGCGACCTCAGTGCGGCCGGGCTGTACATCAGCATCCCGCAGGAGTCGCTGGAGTACATCGCGCCCAACTGGGACCCGCCCTCGCGCTGGGACGACGGCATTGCCGGGGTACTGTTCGATTACAACCTCAACGCCCAGACCACCGATCGCAAGCGCGAAAAAGGCCGCAGCGACTACCTCAGTGGCAATGGCACGGCCGGCATCAATCTCGGCGCCTGGCGCCTGCGCGGCGACTGGCAGGCCGACCTGCAGCGCGCCACCGGCGAGCCGACGCAACGCTCGTTCGAGTGGAGCCGTTTCTACGCCCTGCGCGCGATCCCCGCCTGGCAGTCGAGCCTGATCATCGGTGAGGACTACCTGGACTCCAATCTGTTCGGCAGCTTTCGCTATTCCGGCGCCAACCTCAGCAGCGACGACAACATGCTGCCGCCCAACCTCAGGGGCTATGCCCCGGAAGTCACCGGCGTGGCCAAAACCAACGCGCGGGTGATCATCCGCCAGCAAGACCGTGTGCTATACGACACCCAGGTTGCACCCGGACCGTTCCGCATCCAGGACCTCAACGATGCGGTCAGCGGCCAGCTCGACGTGCGCGTCGAAGAACAGGACGGCAGCGTGCAGACCTTCAGCATGGACACCGCCAACATTCCCTACCTGACGCGCCCGGGCTCGGTGCGCTACAAGCTCGCCGCAGGCAAACCCTCGGACTGGAACCACCAGCTGGACGGGCCGGCATTCTCCACTGGTGAATTCTCCTGGGGGGTCAGTAACGGCTGGTCGTTGTATGGCGGCGGCCTCGGGGCCAAGGACTACGGCGCACTGGCCGCCGGCGTCGGTCGTGACCTGCTGGTGTTCGGCGCGATGTCGTTCGATGTCACCCAGTCGCGCGCTTCACTGCCCGAGGGCGACACCTTGACCGGCAAGTCCTATCGCCTGAGCTACTCCAAGCGCTTCGAAGACTACGACAGCCAGGTCACCTTCGCCGGTTACCGCTTCTCGGAAAAGAACTACATGAGCATGAACGAGTTCATCGAGGCCCAGCGCGGTGATCGGCGGTTGAACCAGAGCAAGGAGTTGTACACCGCGACCCTGAGCAAGCAGTTTCGCGATGCCAACCTCAACGCGTACGTCAACTACAACCACCAGACCTACTGGGACAGCCAGGCCAGTGACCGCTACAGCTTGTCGCTGTCGCGCTACTTCAACCTCGGCCGGCTGAAGAACCTCAGCCTGTCCCTGACCGCCTACCGCAACACCGCCAACGGTGCCACCGACGATGGCGCCTACCTGTCGGTGAACATTCCCTGGGACAGCACCGGCTCGATCAGCTACAGCACCTCGGTCAACCGTGGCGACACCAGCCAGACCCTCAGCTATTACGACCAGATCGATGAGCGTAATCGCTACATGCTCAGCGTCGGCAAGTCCGACAGTGGCGAGTCCACCAGCGGCTTCCTCACCCACGAGGGCGACCTGGCCCAGGTGGTGGCCAGCGCCAGCCATCAGACCGGCGAATACACCTCCGCCGGGCTGTCGCTGCAAGGCGGCGCCACCATCACCGGCAAAGGCGCCGCGTTGCACCGCACCTCGCAGATGGGCGGCACCCGCCTGCTGGTCGACACCCAGGGTGTTGCTGGCGTGCCGGTACGCGGCAGCGGCGCGCTGACGCGCACCAACTATTTCGGCAAGGCGGTGATCGCCGACGTCAACAGCTACTACCGCAACCAGGCGAGCATCGACCTGGACCGCTTGCCCGAGGATGTCGAAGCAGTGCAATCGGTAACCCAGGCGACCCTGACCGAAGGCGCCATCGGCTACCGCAGCTTCGACGTGATCGCCGGGCACAAGGCCATGGTCATCATTCGCCTGGCCAATCGCGACGCCCCGCCCTTCGCAGCCACGGTGCAAAACAGCCGCGGCCAGGAAACCGGCATCGTCGGCGAAGGCGGTCAGGTTTATCTCAGTGGCATGCAGTCAGGAGAACGCATGTCGCTGCACTGGGACGGCAAGGCGCGATGTGACTTTACCGTGCCCGACCCGCTTTCCACGGATGGCCAACAACTGGAACTGCTGTGCCAGCCGCTCGCAACCGATAGCGACGCGGCCTGA
- a CDS encoding fimbrial protein → MSGIKSLLWAFAFVVPLSAEAAQAMLMSIKGTIQARPPCVINDNQPITAPFGDVDTTAIDGSYKTITLNYSLNCSRAVKSELKMKVEGQGAAFDQTLLRIPSYNNLGIALKIAGQKYPLNTWHNFNANLPPALQAVLVKQQGSETAGGSFKSGATLVVDYQ, encoded by the coding sequence ATGTCGGGCATCAAGTCGTTACTGTGGGCGTTTGCGTTCGTCGTGCCGCTGTCGGCGGAAGCGGCTCAAGCCATGCTGATGAGTATCAAAGGGACAATTCAGGCAAGGCCGCCGTGCGTGATCAATGACAACCAACCGATCACCGCCCCGTTTGGCGACGTGGACACCACGGCGATCGACGGCAGCTACAAGACCATCACCCTGAACTACTCGCTCAACTGCAGCCGCGCGGTCAAAAGCGAGCTGAAAATGAAGGTCGAGGGTCAAGGTGCTGCATTTGATCAAACCTTGCTGCGGATTCCGTCGTACAACAACTTGGGTATCGCCCTGAAGATCGCCGGGCAGAAGTACCCGCTCAATACCTGGCACAACTTCAATGCCAACCTGCCGCCAGCCCTGCAGGCCGTGCTGGTCAAGCAACAAGGCAGCGAAACCGCAGGTGGCAGTTTCAAAAGCGGGGCAACCCTGGTGGTGGATTACCAATGA
- a CDS encoding fimbrial protein — MNFSSRALMALGASVTTLALAADNGEQNAFFQISGTLLESACYLDPASTYQELDLGDLSTATLYRPGDQGTPRPLQLRLQGCVRVNGGRQDVQSGALVWSSVEPVLGLSFNAVVDADSPELVKVIGASGFGLRVTDVRGQDVRLGRLAPAWFLTPGSNQLTYYVRPERTTAPLLPGPFRASLNVNLAYD, encoded by the coding sequence ATGAACTTCAGCAGCCGTGCACTGATGGCGCTGGGCGCAAGCGTCACCACGCTTGCCCTGGCGGCAGACAACGGTGAACAGAACGCCTTTTTCCAGATCTCCGGCACCTTGCTGGAAAGCGCCTGCTACCTGGACCCGGCCTCGACCTATCAAGAGCTCGACCTCGGCGATCTGAGCACCGCTACCCTGTACCGGCCGGGCGATCAAGGCACGCCCAGGCCCCTGCAATTACGCCTGCAGGGCTGCGTGCGGGTCAATGGCGGGCGCCAGGATGTACAGAGTGGTGCGCTGGTCTGGAGCAGTGTCGAGCCGGTGCTGGGCCTGAGCTTCAACGCGGTGGTCGACGCCGACAGCCCCGAGCTGGTGAAAGTCATTGGCGCCTCGGGTTTCGGCCTGCGGGTTACCGACGTCCGCGGCCAGGACGTGCGCCTCGGGCGTCTGGCCCCGGCCTGGTTCCTTACCCCCGGCAGTAACCAGCTGACCTACTACGTCAGGCCCGAACGCACCACCGCGCCGCTGCTGCCGGGGCCGTTTCGCGCCAGCCTCAACGTCAACCTGGCGTATGACTGA
- a CDS encoding molybdopterin-dependent oxidoreductase, with product MPDQPRNTYKRRTLLQTASLVTAGLALTPLGSRASENETLDFANGTRELLAYPQKRPLMRITARPPHLETPFSVFNESILTPNDAFFVRYHLANIPTSIDPDTYQLQIKGLVDTPLSLSLAELKALAPAVEVVAVNQCSGNSRGFGLPRVFGAQLGNGSMGNARWTGIPLKTVLKRAGVQAAGKQVTFRGLDQPVLPTTPQFIKSLAIDLALSDEPMIAWAMNGTDIPLLNGYPIKLIVPGYAGTYWVKHLSEIEVIDHTFEGFFMANAYRVPDNDCQCVPGGSVADKTRPIGQLKVRSFITSLQAGDRVKLGQPLTLEGIAFDGGHGIRSVEVSDDGGRRWHPAQLGEDLGRYSYRQWTLAWRPRHLGKVGLQVRATSNNGEQQPRTLQWNPAIYLKNDIESTPVTVVQE from the coding sequence ATGCCCGACCAACCCCGCAACACCTACAAGCGCCGTACCTTGCTGCAGACGGCGAGCCTTGTGACTGCTGGCCTCGCGTTAACACCGTTAGGCAGTCGTGCCAGCGAAAATGAAACACTGGATTTCGCCAACGGCACTCGCGAGCTGCTGGCCTATCCGCAAAAGCGGCCGCTGATGCGCATCACCGCGCGGCCACCGCACCTGGAAACGCCATTCTCGGTGTTTAACGAGTCGATACTCACGCCCAATGATGCGTTTTTTGTTCGCTACCACCTGGCCAATATCCCGACCTCGATCGACCCGGACACTTACCAGTTGCAGATCAAGGGGCTGGTAGACACGCCGCTGAGCCTGAGCCTTGCCGAACTCAAGGCGTTGGCGCCTGCGGTTGAGGTGGTGGCAGTCAACCAGTGCTCCGGTAACAGCCGAGGTTTCGGCTTGCCGCGGGTGTTCGGTGCGCAGTTGGGCAACGGTTCGATGGGCAATGCGCGATGGACCGGTATCCCGTTGAAAACCGTGCTCAAGCGTGCCGGGGTTCAGGCCGCTGGCAAACAGGTCACCTTTCGTGGCCTCGATCAGCCGGTGCTGCCTACCACCCCGCAGTTCATCAAGTCACTGGCAATCGATCTGGCGCTCAGTGACGAACCGATGATCGCCTGGGCCATGAACGGCACAGACATTCCTTTGCTCAACGGCTACCCGATCAAGTTGATCGTGCCGGGCTATGCCGGCACCTATTGGGTCAAGCACCTGAGTGAAATCGAAGTCATCGATCACACCTTCGAGGGCTTCTTCATGGCCAATGCCTACCGCGTGCCGGACAACGACTGCCAATGCGTACCCGGCGGCAGCGTAGCGGACAAGACCCGGCCAATCGGCCAGCTGAAAGTCCGTTCATTCATCACCAGCCTGCAGGCCGGCGACAGGGTCAAACTCGGCCAGCCGCTGACTCTTGAAGGTATTGCCTTTGACGGTGGTCACGGCATCCGCAGCGTCGAGGTGTCGGACGACGGTGGCCGGCGTTGGCATCCGGCGCAGCTGGGCGAAGACCTAGGTCGCTACTCGTATCGCCAGTGGACACTGGCGTGGCGACCGCGACACCTGGGCAAGGTCGGTTTGCAGGTACGCGCCACCAGCAACAACGGCGAGCAGCAACCGCGGACACTGCAGTGGAACCCCGCCATCTACCTGAAGAACGACATCGAAAGCACCCCGGTTACCGTGGTCCAGGAGTGA
- a CDS encoding fimbrial protein: MYRPTLLLPVYLCLLAGHAYCAEPILKAQVHMAGSIVDAACAIQVGNENQTVFLQPTAINGLVSGEVPIQQPLNIYITRCIGSSAEIARSPHAFKITFEGDGQTQFNVQGAAKGIAIQIKDGQGKLISPGMPVEDRTLSADNMALNYSIALVGTGQSLEAGDFHATIKLNIQHF, translated from the coding sequence ATGTATCGTCCGACCCTATTACTGCCGGTGTATCTTTGTCTGCTTGCAGGCCACGCTTACTGCGCCGAACCCATACTCAAGGCGCAAGTGCATATGGCCGGGAGCATTGTCGATGCAGCCTGTGCAATACAAGTTGGCAATGAAAACCAGACGGTGTTTCTGCAACCGACTGCAATCAACGGACTGGTCAGCGGTGAAGTCCCGATTCAACAACCGCTCAATATCTACATCACTCGCTGCATTGGAAGCAGCGCTGAAATTGCGCGAAGCCCGCACGCGTTCAAAATAACGTTTGAAGGTGATGGCCAGACCCAGTTCAACGTTCAAGGGGCGGCCAAGGGTATTGCCATACAAATTAAGGATGGTCAGGGGAAGTTGATCAGCCCGGGCATGCCTGTCGAAGACCGCACACTGTCGGCCGACAACATGGCGCTTAATTATTCCATTGCCCTGGTGGGTACCGGCCAGTCACTCGAGGCCGGCGACTTTCACGCCACGATAAAACTCAATATCCAACACTTCTGA
- a CDS encoding fimbrial protein produces MKLSTLTGAMMTIALAAASAGASAADQGNGVITFKGAIIDSPCTIAQESQYQTVEMDQISNVVLKDGGKSRATPFRIELRGCELGTIKSATATFTGSGSTANPQLLAINGTAKGASLAIADNKGDLIKLGDAAPAQQLSNGNTFLQFQAYLQGDMTTPKEGSPVAATIVPGNFETFANFTLAYQ; encoded by the coding sequence ATGAAACTGAGTACCTTGACTGGCGCGATGATGACAATTGCCCTTGCTGCAGCTTCGGCTGGCGCGAGTGCAGCGGATCAAGGCAACGGCGTGATTACCTTCAAGGGCGCAATCATTGATTCGCCGTGCACCATCGCTCAAGAGTCGCAGTACCAGACTGTTGAAATGGACCAGATCTCCAACGTGGTACTGAAAGATGGCGGCAAGTCCCGCGCTACGCCATTCCGTATCGAACTGCGTGGCTGTGAGCTGGGCACCATCAAGTCGGCGACCGCAACCTTCACCGGTTCGGGTTCTACTGCCAACCCGCAACTGCTGGCCATCAACGGTACCGCCAAGGGCGCCAGCCTGGCCATCGCCGACAACAAGGGCGACCTGATCAAGCTGGGCGATGCTGCCCCTGCGCAGCAACTGTCCAACGGTAACACCTTCCTGCAGTTCCAGGCCTACCTGCAAGGCGACATGACCACCCCGAAAGAAGGCAGCCCAGTGGCCGCGACTATCGTTCCGGGTAACTTCGAAACCTTCGCCAACTTCACCCTGGCTTACCAGTAA
- a CDS encoding response regulator transcription factor, translated as MHSVLIVDDHPVIRLAVRVLLENNGMHVVGETDNGIDALALTREHAPDVVILDIGIPKLDGLSVISRIKALETPSKVLVLTSQTADAVCQRCIKMGARGFVNKEEDLGNLVSALKAVLAGYTFFPTLTHESVISAENRSEFERIQQLTDREMVVLQHLAQGYSNKAIGEKLFLSNKTVSTYKTRLLEKLGATSLVELAELAKRNALV; from the coding sequence ATGCATAGCGTACTGATCGTTGACGATCACCCGGTCATTCGCCTGGCGGTCAGGGTTCTTCTGGAAAACAACGGCATGCACGTGGTGGGCGAAACCGACAACGGCATCGATGCCCTTGCACTGACCCGCGAGCATGCCCCCGATGTGGTCATTCTCGATATTGGCATCCCGAAACTTGACGGGCTGTCGGTGATTTCCCGAATCAAAGCCCTGGAAACACCCAGCAAAGTCCTGGTGCTGACCTCGCAAACCGCCGATGCGGTGTGCCAGCGCTGCATCAAGATGGGCGCACGCGGCTTCGTCAACAAGGAAGAGGACCTCGGTAACCTGGTCAGCGCCTTGAAAGCAGTGCTTGCCGGCTACACCTTCTTCCCGACCTTGACCCACGAAAGCGTGATTTCGGCAGAAAACCGCTCCGAGTTCGAACGCATCCAGCAATTGACCGACCGCGAAATGGTGGTGCTGCAACACCTGGCCCAGGGCTACTCCAACAAGGCCATTGGCGAAAAACTGTTCTTGAGCAACAAGACCGTCAGTACCTACAAGACCCGCCTGCTGGAAAAACTGGGTGCGACCTCATTGGTGGAACTGGCTGAACTTGCCAAGCGTAATGCGCTGGTGTGA
- a CDS encoding transporter substrate-binding domain-containing protein: MHLRFIWLLIYPFLLSVPVFAASLPVEPQVLSSQLRIDRHDVAISNEDWHWLRRKNELVIGVSATETEPFRVVDDDNQYEGISADASALIAQLLGVQVRVVPFSDDQAALRALQAGSVDLVSQHIRQAPGQALIFTRPFARDRLALFKHANQPQASPDNLAGLTVAVASQHSEEARRRFPQALIRVYPGHDQAIAAAAFGQADLYLDDVLSAYYRLNHSFYGFLRFERFVDLPMAGYGYALRADNSRLQALVDIAIEAIGKEQLTNLARRWLGNSFIPNDEGIAFTTEESRWLARHPVVRLQINDDLAPVAFFDANGAFSGIAADLLEVITLNTGLRFEVQSRSGSYPQRIESLRNKRADLAIMTASPERGAVLRFSRPFLSSRFVLLGKQGEPVEPADLAGKRLAIPTGLVGLTALRERYPEAQLVEAGASLDAMNLLYEGKADAAVAPLATARYYNIRLFDNGLSINALLDIGPATANFAMRRSDSELQSILDKALQDISPDELTAITNRWRSPPGMSGETWRDYRTLITELVAGAVVLLALALVWVLYLRRQIRARTRAEHRLNDQLQFIETLTDSMPRPLYVRDVDGRMLSCNRSYLASVGLSADQVLNKTIHEMPGIEAQALPDFHGSYLRAMREGQSIEAVHAIRMHGKEAWIEHWIQPFEDSQGVTRGVICGWMDLTEHHRLVQQLQEAKEQAVEASRAKTRFLATMSHEIRTPMNAVIGLLELILKRSADERIDRTSIEIAHNSATGLLELIGDILDIARIESGRMSLSPKRANLRELVESVARVFEGLARHKRLTLMLEIDAEINRDVLVDALRFKQVVSNLLSNAIKFTEAGFVKVTVVGHLNDSAQMDVQVIVEDSGIGIAAHDQQQLFQPFVQVQRNVRENEGTGLGLVICRSLCEMMGGQVSISSEPGQGTRVDMALRFQVLEAVAGLQAGQKAPSGQRYRLQVLVVDDHQVNRRVLHQQLSFLGHDVSEAENGQVAFERWSEGAFDVVITDCHMPVMSGSQLAQAIRQAEGGDTEERTVIIGLTADAQPEGIELCIKAGMDDCLIKPIGVDELDARLRALHDDGPPTEVQPHLAASDLPMAAATAVMDLAPLKLLLNNEPMKFRQILEELVNNNQHDRQQLAALLAQRDTESLARLSHRIKGAAQVVRAVQLVSACRQLDAVCGAPQLDVERLEVCVAELDQALGVLESALRQSGVFPGR, encoded by the coding sequence ATGCATTTACGATTTATCTGGCTGTTGATCTACCCGTTTCTGCTAAGTGTCCCGGTATTCGCCGCAAGTTTGCCGGTTGAGCCGCAAGTGCTGTCCAGCCAGTTGCGCATTGACCGTCACGACGTGGCCATTAGCAACGAAGACTGGCATTGGCTGCGGCGTAAAAATGAACTGGTCATCGGCGTATCGGCCACCGAAACCGAGCCTTTTCGGGTTGTCGATGATGACAACCAGTACGAAGGCATCAGCGCCGACGCCAGCGCGCTGATCGCGCAATTGCTCGGGGTGCAGGTCCGGGTGGTGCCGTTTAGCGACGATCAGGCGGCATTGCGGGCGTTGCAGGCTGGCAGCGTTGACCTGGTGAGCCAGCACATCCGCCAGGCGCCTGGGCAAGCACTGATTTTCACCCGGCCTTTTGCCCGCGATCGCCTGGCGTTGTTCAAGCATGCCAACCAGCCACAGGCATCCCCCGACAACCTGGCCGGTTTGACCGTTGCGGTTGCCAGCCAGCACAGCGAAGAGGCGCGCCGGCGATTTCCCCAGGCGCTCATTCGTGTGTATCCCGGTCATGACCAGGCGATTGCCGCCGCGGCGTTCGGGCAGGCCGACCTGTACCTGGATGATGTGCTCAGCGCTTATTACCGGCTGAATCATTCCTTTTATGGCTTTTTGCGTTTCGAGCGCTTTGTCGATTTGCCAATGGCCGGCTATGGCTATGCCTTGCGCGCCGACAACAGCCGTTTGCAGGCCCTGGTCGATATCGCCATCGAGGCGATCGGCAAGGAGCAACTGACCAATCTGGCCCGACGCTGGCTGGGCAACAGCTTCATTCCCAACGATGAGGGAATCGCCTTCACTACCGAGGAGTCGCGCTGGCTGGCGCGCCATCCCGTGGTGCGCCTGCAGATCAATGACGACCTGGCGCCGGTGGCCTTCTTCGATGCCAACGGTGCGTTCTCCGGGATTGCCGCCGACCTGCTGGAAGTCATCACCCTGAACACCGGCTTGCGCTTTGAGGTGCAGTCGCGCAGTGGCAGCTACCCACAACGTATCGAGTCGTTGCGCAACAAACGGGCCGACCTTGCGATCATGACCGCAAGCCCCGAGCGCGGCGCGGTGCTGCGTTTTTCCCGGCCGTTTCTGTCCAGCCGCTTCGTGCTGTTGGGCAAGCAGGGTGAGCCTGTCGAGCCCGCTGACCTCGCCGGCAAACGCCTGGCGATACCCACCGGCCTGGTCGGGCTGACAGCCTTGCGCGAACGTTACCCCGAGGCACAACTGGTCGAGGCGGGCGCCTCGCTCGACGCCATGAACCTGCTGTACGAAGGCAAGGCCGATGCCGCCGTGGCCCCACTGGCGACCGCGCGCTATTACAACATTCGCCTGTTTGACAATGGCCTGAGCATCAACGCATTGCTCGACATCGGCCCGGCCACTGCCAATTTCGCCATGCGCCGCAGCGATTCGGAGCTGCAGTCGATCCTCGACAAGGCCCTGCAGGACATCTCGCCGGACGAACTCACGGCCATTACCAACCGCTGGCGCTCGCCCCCTGGCATGAGCGGCGAGACCTGGCGTGATTATCGAACGCTGATCACCGAGCTGGTGGCTGGCGCTGTGGTGCTGCTGGCGCTTGCCCTGGTCTGGGTGCTGTACCTGCGCCGCCAGATTCGTGCGCGCACGCGCGCCGAACACAGGCTCAACGACCAGTTGCAGTTTATTGAAACCCTGACCGACAGCATGCCGCGGCCCTTGTATGTGCGTGATGTCGACGGCCGCATGCTGTCGTGCAACCGCAGCTACCTGGCGAGTGTCGGCCTGAGTGCCGATCAAGTCTTGAACAAGACGATCCACGAGATGCCCGGCATCGAGGCGCAGGCGCTTCCCGACTTTCACGGCAGTTACCTGCGCGCCATGCGTGAAGGGCAATCGATCGAGGCGGTCCACGCCATTCGCATGCACGGCAAAGAGGCCTGGATCGAACACTGGATTCAACCCTTCGAAGATTCGCAAGGTGTTACCCGTGGGGTGATCTGCGGCTGGATGGACCTGACCGAGCATCACAGGCTGGTGCAGCAGTTGCAGGAGGCGAAAGAGCAGGCAGTTGAAGCGAGCCGGGCCAAGACGCGTTTCCTGGCGACCATGAGCCATGAAATCCGCACGCCGATGAACGCCGTGATCGGCCTGCTGGAGTTGATCCTCAAGCGCTCCGCCGATGAGCGCATCGACCGCACCAGCATCGAAATCGCCCACAACTCGGCGACCGGCCTGCTGGAGCTGATCGGCGACATTCTTGACATTGCCCGCATCGAGTCCGGGCGCATGAGCCTCTCACCCAAGCGCGCCAACCTGCGGGAACTGGTCGAGTCGGTGGCCCGGGTATTCGAAGGCCTGGCCCGGCACAAGCGCCTGACGCTGATGCTGGAGATCGATGCCGAGATCAACCGCGATGTACTGGTCGATGCCCTGCGCTTCAAGCAGGTAGTCTCCAACCTGCTGAGCAACGCCATCAAGTTCACCGAGGCCGGCTTCGTCAAAGTCACGGTGGTCGGCCACCTCAACGATTCAGCGCAGATGGATGTGCAAGTTATCGTCGAGGACTCAGGCATCGGCATAGCCGCACACGACCAGCAGCAATTGTTCCAGCCGTTTGTCCAGGTACAGCGCAACGTGCGGGAAAACGAAGGCACCGGCCTGGGCCTGGTCATCTGCCGTTCGCTGTGCGAAATGATGGGCGGGCAGGTCAGCATCAGCAGCGAGCCGGGGCAGGGCACACGGGTAGACATGGCGCTGCGCTTCCAGGTGCTTGAGGCGGTTGCCGGGCTGCAGGCGGGGCAGAAGGCGCCGAGCGGGCAACGCTATCGCTTGCAGGTACTGGTGGTGGACGATCATCAAGTCAACCGGCGCGTGCTGCATCAACAACTGAGCTTCCTCGGCCATGACGTCAGCGAGGCTGAAAACGGCCAGGTGGCGTTCGAGCGGTGGTCCGAGGGCGCGTTCGACGTGGTCATCACCGATTGCCACATGCCGGTGATGAGCGGCTCGCAACTGGCGCAGGCCATTCGCCAGGCAGAGGGCGGCGACACAGAGGAACGTACGGTCATCATTGGCCTGACGGCTGATGCACAACCTGAGGGAATCGAACTGTGCATCAAGGCCGGCATGGACGACTGCCTGATCAAGCCAATCGGCGTGGATGAACTGGATGCGCGTTTGCGCGCTTTGCATGACGATGGCCCGCCAACCGAGGTGCAGCCGCATCTGGCCGCGTCCGACCTGCCGATGGCCGCGGCAACGGCGGTGATGGACCTGGCGCCGCTCAAGTTGTTGCTCAACAACGAGCCGATGAAGTTTCGCCAGATCCTCGAGGAATTGGTCAACAACAACCAGCACGACCGGCAACAGCTGGCAGCGCTGCTGGCGCAGCGCGATACCGAAAGCCTGGCGAGGCTGTCCCACCGTATCAAGGGCGCCGCGCAAGTGGTCAGGGCGGTGCAGCTGGTCAGCGCCTGCCGGCAGCTGGATGCGGTGTGCGGTGCGCCGCAGCTGGATGTCGAGCGGCTTGAGGTGTGTGTGGCTGAGCTTGATCAGGCGCTGGGGGTGTTGGAGTCGGCGTTGAGGCAGTCCGGGGTGTTTCCTGGGCGTTGA